From one Bacteroides fragilis NCTC 9343 genomic stretch:
- a CDS encoding AMP-binding protein, with product MIDRFLSQTSFSSQEDFVKNLKIHVPDNFNFGYDIVDAWAAEQPDKPALLWTNDKGEHHQFSFADMKQYTDRTASYFQSLGIGHGDMVMLILKRRYEFWFSIIALHKLGAVVIPATHLLTKKDIVYRCNAADIKMIVAAGEEVVTKHIIDAMPDSPTVKHLVSVGPEIPEGFDDFHQGIEHAAPFVKPEHPNTNDDISLMYFTSGTTGEPKMVAHDFTYPLGHIVTGSFWHNLKENSLHLTIADTGWGKAVWGKLYGQWIAGANVFVYDHEKFTPADILEKIQNYHVTSLCAPPTIFRFLIHEDLTKYDLSSLEYCTIAGEALNPAVFDTFKKLTGIKLMEGFGQTETTLTVATFPWMEPKPGSMGVPNPQYNVDLIDYEGRSVEAGEQGQIVIRTDKGKPLGLFKEYYRDASRTHEAWHDGIYYTGDVAWKDEDGYLWFVGRADDVIKSSGYRIGPFEVESALMTHPAVVECAITGVPDEIRGQVVKATIVLAKEYRERKGEDLVKELQNHVKKVTAPYKYPRVIEFVDELPKTISGKIRRVEIRKNDEK from the coding sequence ATGATAGATAGATTTTTATCTCAAACTTCCTTCAGTTCACAGGAAGACTTTGTGAAAAACTTAAAGATACACGTTCCGGACAACTTCAACTTCGGATATGACATAGTGGATGCCTGGGCTGCCGAACAACCAGACAAACCGGCCTTATTATGGACTAATGACAAAGGTGAACACCACCAGTTCTCTTTTGCGGATATGAAACAATATACTGACCGGACAGCCTCTTATTTTCAGAGCCTGGGTATCGGACATGGTGATATGGTCATGCTGATATTGAAACGACGCTATGAATTCTGGTTCAGCATCATTGCCCTGCACAAACTAGGGGCAGTCGTTATTCCGGCTACACACCTGCTAACCAAGAAAGACATTGTATACCGTTGCAATGCAGCCGACATAAAAATGATTGTGGCTGCCGGAGAAGAAGTGGTCACCAAACACATAATAGATGCTATGCCGGACTCTCCTACTGTAAAGCATTTAGTTAGCGTAGGGCCCGAAATACCCGAAGGATTTGATGACTTCCATCAGGGCATCGAGCATGCGGCGCCTTTCGTAAAGCCGGAACATCCGAACACCAACGATGACATTTCACTGATGTACTTCACCAGCGGAACAACCGGAGAGCCTAAGATGGTTGCACACGACTTCACTTATCCATTGGGGCATATCGTAACCGGTAGTTTCTGGCACAATCTGAAAGAAAACAGCCTCCATCTCACCATTGCCGACACCGGCTGGGGAAAAGCAGTGTGGGGAAAGCTCTACGGACAATGGATTGCCGGAGCAAATGTATTCGTATATGATCATGAAAAGTTCACTCCTGCCGATATATTGGAAAAGATACAAAATTACCATGTCACTTCACTCTGTGCCCCTCCCACCATTTTCCGTTTCCTCATCCACGAAGACCTGACGAAATATGACCTTTCGTCATTGGAATATTGCACCATTGCAGGTGAGGCCTTGAATCCGGCTGTTTTCGACACATTCAAAAAGTTAACAGGCATCAAACTGATGGAAGGCTTCGGACAGACCGAGACTACACTGACAGTAGCCACTTTCCCATGGATGGAACCCAAACCGGGAAGTATGGGGGTGCCCAATCCACAATACAATGTTGATCTGATCGATTACGAAGGACGGTCGGTAGAAGCCGGAGAGCAAGGACAGATCGTAATCCGGACTGACAAAGGAAAGCCACTGGGACTGTTCAAAGAATACTATCGGGACGCCTCGCGTACACACGAAGCATGGCACGACGGAATATACTACACTGGCGACGTAGCCTGGAAAGATGAAGACGGTTATCTATGGTTCGTGGGACGCGCCGATGACGTAATCAAAAGTTCCGGTTACCGTATCGGTCCGTTCGAAGTGGAAAGTGCATTGATGACACATCCCGCCGTAGTAGAATGTGCCATAACCGGCGTTCCCGACGAAATACGCGGACAGGTAGTGAAAGCTACCATCGTTCTGGCCAAAGAGTATCGTGAACGCAAAGGGGAAGACCTGGTAAAAGAGCTCCAGAATCATGTGAAGAAAGTCACAGCTCCTTATAAATATCCACGCGTCATCGAATTTGTCGACGAATTGCCTAAGACCATTAGCGGTAAAATCCGACGAGTGGAAATTCGGAAGAATGACGAGAAATAA
- a CDS encoding helix-turn-helix domain-containing protein, whose product MDDQIKQIAERLRGLRDVLELTAEDIARDCEISAEEYRLAETGDYDISVSMLQKIARKYGIALDALMFGEEPKMSSYFLTRAGKGTSIERTKAYKYQSLAAGFMNRNADPFIVTVEPKPDIEPIHYNSHSGQEFNLVLEGRMMISIDGKDLILNEGDSLYFNSKLPHGMKALDGKTVRFLAVIM is encoded by the coding sequence ATGGACGACCAAATTAAACAAATAGCAGAACGTCTGCGCGGATTACGTGACGTACTCGAACTGACGGCCGAAGACATCGCCCGTGATTGCGAGATTTCAGCGGAAGAATATCGCCTCGCAGAAACGGGAGATTACGACATTTCAGTGAGTATGCTGCAAAAAATCGCACGTAAATACGGAATCGCTCTCGACGCTCTGATGTTTGGCGAAGAGCCCAAGATGAGTAGTTACTTCCTGACCCGTGCAGGAAAAGGAACCAGTATTGAGCGCACAAAGGCTTATAAATACCAGTCACTGGCAGCAGGTTTTATGAACCGGAATGCCGACCCGTTCATTGTAACTGTCGAACCCAAACCCGACATCGAGCCGATACACTATAACAGTCATAGCGGACAGGAATTCAACCTGGTACTTGAAGGCCGCATGATGATCAGTATAGATGGAAAAGACTTGATATTAAACGAAGGGGACAGCCTGTACTTCAATTCAAAACTACCTCATGGAATGAAAGCACTCGACGGGAAAACAGTACGTTTCCTGGCAGTAATCATGTAA